In Papio anubis isolate 15944 chromosome 17, Panubis1.0, whole genome shotgun sequence, the following are encoded in one genomic region:
- the HDAC5 gene encoding histone deacetylase 5 isoform X3: MEEPSRRRCRRCRRRCCRRRPRSRSSSRSGRWDVRPGTILGNPAADFSAQHPCDRPRQEQEPFPNLQETEQVEVKPVLPRAMPSSMGGGGGGSPSPVELRGALVGSVDPTLREQQLQQELLALKQQQQLQKQLLFAEFQKQHDHLTRQHEVQLQKHLKQQQEMLAAKQQQEMLAAKRQQELEQQRQREQQRQEELEKQRLEQQLLILRNKEKSKESAIASTEVKLRLQEFLLSKSKEPTPGGLNHSLPQHPKCWGAHHASLDQSSPPQSGPPGTPPSYKLPLPGPYDSRDDFPLRKTASEPNLKVRSRLKQKVAERRSSPLLRRKDGTVISTFKKRAVEITASSVCNSAPGSGPSSPNSSHSTIAENGFTGSVPNIPTEMLPQHRALPLDSSPNQFSLYTSPSLPNISLGLQATVTVTNSHLTASPKLSTQQEAERQALQSLRQGGTLTGKFMSTSSIPGCLLGVALEGDGSPHGHASLLQHVLLLEQARQQSTLIAVPLHGQSPLVTGERVATSMRTVGKLPRHRPLSRTQSSPLPQSPQALQQLVMQQQHQQFLEKQKQQQLQLGKILTKTGELPRQPTTHPEETEEELTEQQEALLGEGALTMPREGSTESESTQEDLEEEEEEEDGEEEEDCIQVKDEEGESGAEEGPDSEEPGAGYKKLFSDAQPLQPLQVYQAPLSLATVPHQALGRTQSSPAAPGGMKSPPDQPVKHLFTTGVVYDTFMLKHQCMCGNTHVHPEHAGRIQSIWSRLQETGLLSKCERIRGRKATLDEIQTVHSEYHTLLYGTSPLNRQKLDNKKLLGPISQKIYAVLPCGGIGVDSDTVWNEMHSSSAVRMAVGCLLELAFKVAAGELKNGFAIIRPPGHHAEESTAMGFCFFNSVAITAKLLQQKLNVGKVLIVDWDIHHGNGTQQAFYNDPSVLYISLHRYDNGNFFPGSGAPEEVGGGPGVGYNVNVAWTGGVDPPIGDVEYLTAFRTVVMPIAHEFSPDVVLVSAGFDAVEGHLSPLGGYSVTARCFGHLTRQLMTLAGGRVVLALEGGHDLTAICDASEACVSALLSVELQPLDEAVLQQKPNINAVATLEKVIEIQSKHWSCVQKFAAGLGRSLREAQAGETEEAETVSAMALLSVGAEQAQAAVAREHSPRPAEEPMEQEPAL; encoded by the exons GCCAAGACAGGAACAAGAGCCTTTCCCCAATCTCCAAGAGACAGAACAAG TGGAGGTGAAGCCGGTGCTGCCAAGAGCCATGCCCAGTTccatggggggtgggggtggaggcagCCCCAGCCCTGTGGAGCTACGGGGTGCTCTGGTGGGCTCTGTGGATCCCACACTGCGGGAGCAGCAACTGCAGCAGGAGCTCCTGGCGctcaagcagcagcagcagctgcagaagCAGCTCCTGTTCGCTGAGTTCCAGAAACAGCATGACCACCTGACAAGGCAGCATGAGGTCCAGCTACAGAAGCACCTCAAG cagcagcaggagatgCTGGCAGCCAAGCAGCAGCAGGAGATGCTGGCAGCCAAGCGGCAGCAGGAGCTGGAGCAGCAGCGGCAGCGGGAGCAGCAGCGGCAGGAAGAGCTGGAGAAGCAGCGGCTGGAGCAGCAGCTGCTCATCCTGCGGAACAAGGAGAAGAGCAAAGAGA GTGCCATTGCCAGCACCGAGGTAAAGCTGAGGCTCCAGGAATTCCTCTTGTCGAAGTCAAAGGAGCCCACACCAGGCGGCCTCAACCATTCCCTCCCACAGCACCCCAAATGCTG gggaGCCCACCATGCTTCTTTGGACCAGAGTTCCCCTCCCCAGAGCGGCCCCCCTGGGACGCCTCCCTCCTACAAACTGCCTTTGCCTGGGCCCTACGACAGTCGAGATGACTTCCCCCTCCGCAAAACAG CCTCTGAACCCAACTTGAAAGTGCGTTCAAGGCTAAAACAGAAGGTGGCCGAGCGGAGAAGCAGTCCCCTCCTGCGTCGCAAGGATGGGACTGTTATTAGCACCTTTAAGAAAAGAGCTGTTGAGATCACAG CGTCGTCCGTGTGTAACAGCGCACCCGGCTCCGGCCCCAGCTCTCCCAACAGCTCCCACAGCACCATCGCTGAGAATGGCTTTACTGGCTCAGTCCCCAACATCCCCACCGAG ATGCTCCCCCAGCACCGAGCCCTCCCTCTGGACAGCTCCCCCAACCAGTTCAGCCTCTACACGTCTCCTTCTCTGCCCAACATCTCCTTAGGGCTGCAGGCCACGGTCACTGTCACCAACTCACACCTCACT GCCTCCCCGAAGCTGTCGACACAGCAGGAGGCCGAGAGGCAGGCCCTCCAGTCCCTGCGGCAGGGTGGCACGCTGACGGGCAAGTTCATGAGCACATCCTCTATCCCTGGCTGCCTGCTGGGCGTGGCACTGGAGGGCGACGGGAGCCCCCACGGGCATGCCTCCCTGCTGCAGCACGTGCTGTTGCTGGAGCAGGCCCGGCAGCAGAGCACCCTCATTGCTG TGCCACTCCACGGGCAGTCCCCACTAGTGACGGGTGAACGTGTGGCCACCAGCATGCGGACGGTGGGCAAGCTCCCGCGGCATCGGCCCCTGAGCCGCACTCAGTCCTCACCGCTGCCGCAGAGTCCCCAGGCCCTGCAGCAGCTGGTCATGCAACAACAGCACCAGCAGTTCCtggagaagcagaagcagcagcagctacaGCTGGGCAAG ATCCTCACCAAGACAGGGGAGCTGCCCAGGCAGCCCACCACCCACCCTGAGGAGACAGAAGAGGAGCTGACAGAGCAGCAGGAGGCCTTGCTGGGGGAGGGAGCCCTGACCATGCCCCGGGAGGGCTCCACAGAGAGTGAGAGTACACAGGAagacctggaggaggaggaggaggaagaggatggggaggaggaggaggattgcATCCAGGTCAAGGACGAGGAGGGCGAGAGTGGTGCTGAGGAGGGGCCCGACTCGGAGGAGCCTGGTGCTGGTTACAAAAAA CTGTTCTCAGATGCCCAGCCGCTGCAGCCGCTGCAGGTGTACCAGGCGCCCCTCAGCCtggccactgtgccccaccaggCCCTGGGCCGCACCCAGTCCTCCCCTGCTGCCCCTGGGGGCATGAAGAGCCCCCCAGACCAGCCCGTCAAGCACCTCTTCACCACAG GTGTGGTCTACGACACGTTCATGCTGAAGCACCAGTGCATGTGCGGGAACACACACGTGCACCCTGAGCATGCTGGCCGGATCCAGAGCATCTGGTCCCGGCTGCAGGAGACAGGCCTGCTTAGCAAGTGCGAG CGAATCCGGGGTCGCAAAGCCACACTAGATGAGATCCAGACAGTGCACTCTGAATACCACACCCTGCTGTATGGGACCAGCCCCCTCAACCGGCAGAAGCTGGACAACAAGAAGTTGCTTG GCCCCATCAGCCAGAAGATATATGCTGTGCTGCCTTGTGGGGGAATCGGG GTGGACAGTGACACCGTCTGGAATGAGATGCATTCCTCCAGTGCTGTGCGCATGGCGGTGGGCTGCCTGCTGGAGCTGGCCTTCAAGGTGGCTGCAGGAGAGCTCAAG AATGGATTTGCCATCATCCGGCCGCCAGGACACCATGCCGAGGAATCCACAGCCAT GGGATTCTGCTTCTTCAACTCTGTAGCCATCACTGCAAAACTTCTACAGCAGAAGTTGAACGTGGGCAAGGTCCTCATCGTGGACTGG GACATTCACCATGGCAATGGCACCCAGCAGGCGTTCTACAATGACCCCTCTGTGCTCTACATCTCACTGCATCGCTATGACAACGGGAACTTCTTTCCAGGCTCTGGGGCTCCTGAAGAG GTTGGTGGAGGGCCAGGCGTGGGGTACAATGTGAACGTGGCATGGACAGGAGGTGTGGACCCCCCTATTGGAGACGTGGAGTACCTTACAGCCTTCAG GACAGTGGTGATGCCCATTGCCCACGAGTTCTCACCTGACGTGGTCCTAGTCTCTGCTGGGTTTGATGCTGTTGAAGGACATCTGTCTCCTCTGGGTGGCTACTCTGTCACCGCCAGAT GTTTTGGCCACTTGACCAGGCAGCTGATGACCCTGGCAGGGGGCCGGGTGGTGCTGGCCCTGGAGGGAGGCCATGACTTGACCGCCATCTGTGATGCCTCTGAGGCTTGTGTTTCGGCTCTGCTCAGTGTAGAG CTGCAGCCCTTGGACGAGGCAGTCTTGCAGCAAAAGCCCAACATCAACGCAGTGGCCACGCTAGAGAAAGTCATCGAGATCCAGA GCAAACACTGGAGCTGTGTGCAGAAGTTTGCCGCTGGTCTGGGCCGTTCCCTgcgggaggcccaggcaggtgagaCTGAGGAGGCCGAGACTGTGAGCGCCATGGCCTTGCTGTCGGTGGGGGCTGAgcaggcccaggctgcagtagcCCGGGAACACAGCCCCAG GCCGGCAGAGGAGCCCATGGAGCAGGAGCCTGCCCTGTGA
- the HDAC5 gene encoding histone deacetylase 5 isoform X2, translating into MEEPSRRRCRRCRRRCCRRRPRSRSSSRSGWDVRPGTILGNPAADFSAQHPCDRPRQEQEPFPNLQETEQVEVKPVLPRAMPSSMGGGGGGSPSPVELRGALVGSVDPTLREQQLQQELLALKQQQQLQKQLLFAEFQKQHDHLTRQHEVQLQKHLKQQQEMLAAKQQQEMLAAKRQQELEQQRQREQQRQEELEKQRLEQQLLILRNKEKSKESAIASTEVKLRLQEFLLSKSKEPTPGGLNHSLPQHPKCWGAHHASLDQSSPPQSGPPGTPPSYKLPLPGPYDSRDDFPLRKTASEPNLKVRSRLKQKVAERRSSPLLRRKDGTVISTFKKRAVEITGAGPGASSVCNSAPGSGPSSPNSSHSTIAENGFTGSVPNIPTEMLPQHRALPLDSSPNQFSLYTSPSLPNISLGLQATVTVTNSHLTASPKLSTQQEAERQALQSLRQGGTLTGKFMSTSSIPGCLLGVALEGDGSPHGHASLLQHVLLLEQARQQSTLIAVPLHGQSPLVTGERVATSMRTVGKLPRHRPLSRTQSSPLPQSPQALQQLVMQQQHQQFLEKQKQQQLQLGKILTKTGELPRQPTTHPEETEEELTEQQEALLGEGALTMPREGSTESESTQEDLEEEEEEEDGEEEEDCIQVKDEEGESGAEEGPDSEEPGAGYKKLFSDAQPLQPLQVYQAPLSLATVPHQALGRTQSSPAAPGGMKSPPDQPVKHLFTTGVVYDTFMLKHQCMCGNTHVHPEHAGRIQSIWSRLQETGLLSKCERIRGRKATLDEIQTVHSEYHTLLYGTSPLNRQKLDNKKLLGPISQKIYAVLPCGGIGVDSDTVWNEMHSSSAVRMAVGCLLELAFKVAAGELKNGFAIIRPPGHHAEESTAMGFCFFNSVAITAKLLQQKLNVGKVLIVDWDIHHGNGTQQAFYNDPSVLYISLHRYDNGNFFPGSGAPEEVGGGPGVGYNVNVAWTGGVDPPIGDVEYLTAFRTVVMPIAHEFSPDVVLVSAGFDAVEGHLSPLGGYSVTARCFGHLTRQLMTLAGGRVVLALEGGHDLTAICDASEACVSALLSVELQPLDEAVLQQKPNINAVATLEKVIEIQSKHWSCVQKFAAGLGRSLREAQAGETEEAETVSAMALLSVGAEQAQAAVAREHSPRPAEEPMEQEPAL; encoded by the exons GCCAAGACAGGAACAAGAGCCTTTCCCCAATCTCCAAGAGACAGAACAAG TGGAGGTGAAGCCGGTGCTGCCAAGAGCCATGCCCAGTTccatggggggtgggggtggaggcagCCCCAGCCCTGTGGAGCTACGGGGTGCTCTGGTGGGCTCTGTGGATCCCACACTGCGGGAGCAGCAACTGCAGCAGGAGCTCCTGGCGctcaagcagcagcagcagctgcagaagCAGCTCCTGTTCGCTGAGTTCCAGAAACAGCATGACCACCTGACAAGGCAGCATGAGGTCCAGCTACAGAAGCACCTCAAG cagcagcaggagatgCTGGCAGCCAAGCAGCAGCAGGAGATGCTGGCAGCCAAGCGGCAGCAGGAGCTGGAGCAGCAGCGGCAGCGGGAGCAGCAGCGGCAGGAAGAGCTGGAGAAGCAGCGGCTGGAGCAGCAGCTGCTCATCCTGCGGAACAAGGAGAAGAGCAAAGAGA GTGCCATTGCCAGCACCGAGGTAAAGCTGAGGCTCCAGGAATTCCTCTTGTCGAAGTCAAAGGAGCCCACACCAGGCGGCCTCAACCATTCCCTCCCACAGCACCCCAAATGCTG gggaGCCCACCATGCTTCTTTGGACCAGAGTTCCCCTCCCCAGAGCGGCCCCCCTGGGACGCCTCCCTCCTACAAACTGCCTTTGCCTGGGCCCTACGACAGTCGAGATGACTTCCCCCTCCGCAAAACAG CCTCTGAACCCAACTTGAAAGTGCGTTCAAGGCTAAAACAGAAGGTGGCCGAGCGGAGAAGCAGTCCCCTCCTGCGTCGCAAGGATGGGACTGTTATTAGCACCTTTAAGAAAAGAGCTGTTGAGATCACAGGTGCCGGGCCTGGGG CGTCGTCCGTGTGTAACAGCGCACCCGGCTCCGGCCCCAGCTCTCCCAACAGCTCCCACAGCACCATCGCTGAGAATGGCTTTACTGGCTCAGTCCCCAACATCCCCACCGAG ATGCTCCCCCAGCACCGAGCCCTCCCTCTGGACAGCTCCCCCAACCAGTTCAGCCTCTACACGTCTCCTTCTCTGCCCAACATCTCCTTAGGGCTGCAGGCCACGGTCACTGTCACCAACTCACACCTCACT GCCTCCCCGAAGCTGTCGACACAGCAGGAGGCCGAGAGGCAGGCCCTCCAGTCCCTGCGGCAGGGTGGCACGCTGACGGGCAAGTTCATGAGCACATCCTCTATCCCTGGCTGCCTGCTGGGCGTGGCACTGGAGGGCGACGGGAGCCCCCACGGGCATGCCTCCCTGCTGCAGCACGTGCTGTTGCTGGAGCAGGCCCGGCAGCAGAGCACCCTCATTGCTG TGCCACTCCACGGGCAGTCCCCACTAGTGACGGGTGAACGTGTGGCCACCAGCATGCGGACGGTGGGCAAGCTCCCGCGGCATCGGCCCCTGAGCCGCACTCAGTCCTCACCGCTGCCGCAGAGTCCCCAGGCCCTGCAGCAGCTGGTCATGCAACAACAGCACCAGCAGTTCCtggagaagcagaagcagcagcagctacaGCTGGGCAAG ATCCTCACCAAGACAGGGGAGCTGCCCAGGCAGCCCACCACCCACCCTGAGGAGACAGAAGAGGAGCTGACAGAGCAGCAGGAGGCCTTGCTGGGGGAGGGAGCCCTGACCATGCCCCGGGAGGGCTCCACAGAGAGTGAGAGTACACAGGAagacctggaggaggaggaggaggaagaggatggggaggaggaggaggattgcATCCAGGTCAAGGACGAGGAGGGCGAGAGTGGTGCTGAGGAGGGGCCCGACTCGGAGGAGCCTGGTGCTGGTTACAAAAAA CTGTTCTCAGATGCCCAGCCGCTGCAGCCGCTGCAGGTGTACCAGGCGCCCCTCAGCCtggccactgtgccccaccaggCCCTGGGCCGCACCCAGTCCTCCCCTGCTGCCCCTGGGGGCATGAAGAGCCCCCCAGACCAGCCCGTCAAGCACCTCTTCACCACAG GTGTGGTCTACGACACGTTCATGCTGAAGCACCAGTGCATGTGCGGGAACACACACGTGCACCCTGAGCATGCTGGCCGGATCCAGAGCATCTGGTCCCGGCTGCAGGAGACAGGCCTGCTTAGCAAGTGCGAG CGAATCCGGGGTCGCAAAGCCACACTAGATGAGATCCAGACAGTGCACTCTGAATACCACACCCTGCTGTATGGGACCAGCCCCCTCAACCGGCAGAAGCTGGACAACAAGAAGTTGCTTG GCCCCATCAGCCAGAAGATATATGCTGTGCTGCCTTGTGGGGGAATCGGG GTGGACAGTGACACCGTCTGGAATGAGATGCATTCCTCCAGTGCTGTGCGCATGGCGGTGGGCTGCCTGCTGGAGCTGGCCTTCAAGGTGGCTGCAGGAGAGCTCAAG AATGGATTTGCCATCATCCGGCCGCCAGGACACCATGCCGAGGAATCCACAGCCAT GGGATTCTGCTTCTTCAACTCTGTAGCCATCACTGCAAAACTTCTACAGCAGAAGTTGAACGTGGGCAAGGTCCTCATCGTGGACTGG GACATTCACCATGGCAATGGCACCCAGCAGGCGTTCTACAATGACCCCTCTGTGCTCTACATCTCACTGCATCGCTATGACAACGGGAACTTCTTTCCAGGCTCTGGGGCTCCTGAAGAG GTTGGTGGAGGGCCAGGCGTGGGGTACAATGTGAACGTGGCATGGACAGGAGGTGTGGACCCCCCTATTGGAGACGTGGAGTACCTTACAGCCTTCAG GACAGTGGTGATGCCCATTGCCCACGAGTTCTCACCTGACGTGGTCCTAGTCTCTGCTGGGTTTGATGCTGTTGAAGGACATCTGTCTCCTCTGGGTGGCTACTCTGTCACCGCCAGAT GTTTTGGCCACTTGACCAGGCAGCTGATGACCCTGGCAGGGGGCCGGGTGGTGCTGGCCCTGGAGGGAGGCCATGACTTGACCGCCATCTGTGATGCCTCTGAGGCTTGTGTTTCGGCTCTGCTCAGTGTAGAG CTGCAGCCCTTGGACGAGGCAGTCTTGCAGCAAAAGCCCAACATCAACGCAGTGGCCACGCTAGAGAAAGTCATCGAGATCCAGA GCAAACACTGGAGCTGTGTGCAGAAGTTTGCCGCTGGTCTGGGCCGTTCCCTgcgggaggcccaggcaggtgagaCTGAGGAGGCCGAGACTGTGAGCGCCATGGCCTTGCTGTCGGTGGGGGCTGAgcaggcccaggctgcagtagcCCGGGAACACAGCCCCAG GCCGGCAGAGGAGCCCATGGAGCAGGAGCCTGCCCTGTGA
- the HDAC5 gene encoding histone deacetylase 5 isoform X12 has protein sequence MPSSMGGGGGGSPSPVELRGALVGSVDPTLREQQLQQELLALKQQQQLQKQLLFAEFQKQHDHLTRQHEVQLQKHLKQQQEMLAAKQQQEMLAAKRQQELEQQRQREQQRQEELEKQRLEQQLLILRNKEKSKESAIASTEVKLRLQEFLLSKSKEPTPGGLNHSLPQHPKCWGAHHASLDQSSPPQSGPPGTPPSYKLPLPGPYDSRDDFPLRKTASEPNLKVRSRLKQKVAERRSSPLLRRKDGTVISTFKKRAVEITGAGPGASSVCNSAPGSGPSSPNSSHSTIAENGFTGSVPNIPTEMLPQHRALPLDSSPNQFSLYTSPSLPNISLGLQATVTVTNSHLTASPKLSTQQEAERQALQSLRQGGTLTGKFMSTSSIPGCLLGVALEGDGSPHGHASLLQHVLLLEQARQQSTLIAVPLHGQSPLVTGERVATSMRTVGKLPRHRPLSRTQSSPLPQSPQALQQLVMQQQHQQFLEKQKQQQLQLGKILTKTGELPRQPTTHPEETEEELTEQQEALLGEGALTMPREGSTESESTQEDLEEEEEEEDGEEEEDCIQVKDEEGESGAEEGPDSEEPGAGYKKLFSDAQPLQPLQVYQAPLSLATVPHQALGRTQSSPAAPGGMKSPPDQPVKHLFTTGVVYDTFMLKHQCMCGNTHVHPEHAGRIQSIWSRLQETGLLSKCERIRGRKATLDEIQTVHSEYHTLLYGTSPLNRQKLDNKKLLGPISQKIYAVLPCGGIGVDSDTVWNEMHSSSAVRMAVGCLLELAFKVAAGELKNGFAIIRPPGHHAEESTAMGFCFFNSVAITAKLLQQKLNVGKVLIVDWDIHHGNGTQQAFYNDPSVLYISLHRYDNGNFFPGSGAPEEVGGGPGVGYNVNVAWTGGVDPPIGDVEYLTAFRTVVMPIAHEFSPDVVLVSAGFDAVEGHLSPLGGYSVTARCFGHLTRQLMTLAGGRVVLALEGGHDLTAICDASEACVSALLSVELQPLDEAVLQQKPNINAVATLEKVIEIQSKHWSCVQKFAAGLGRSLREAQAGETEEAETVSAMALLSVGAEQAQAAVAREHSPRPAEEPMEQEPAL, from the exons ATGCCCAGTTccatggggggtgggggtggaggcagCCCCAGCCCTGTGGAGCTACGGGGTGCTCTGGTGGGCTCTGTGGATCCCACACTGCGGGAGCAGCAACTGCAGCAGGAGCTCCTGGCGctcaagcagcagcagcagctgcagaagCAGCTCCTGTTCGCTGAGTTCCAGAAACAGCATGACCACCTGACAAGGCAGCATGAGGTCCAGCTACAGAAGCACCTCAAG cagcagcaggagatgCTGGCAGCCAAGCAGCAGCAGGAGATGCTGGCAGCCAAGCGGCAGCAGGAGCTGGAGCAGCAGCGGCAGCGGGAGCAGCAGCGGCAGGAAGAGCTGGAGAAGCAGCGGCTGGAGCAGCAGCTGCTCATCCTGCGGAACAAGGAGAAGAGCAAAGAGA GTGCCATTGCCAGCACCGAGGTAAAGCTGAGGCTCCAGGAATTCCTCTTGTCGAAGTCAAAGGAGCCCACACCAGGCGGCCTCAACCATTCCCTCCCACAGCACCCCAAATGCTG gggaGCCCACCATGCTTCTTTGGACCAGAGTTCCCCTCCCCAGAGCGGCCCCCCTGGGACGCCTCCCTCCTACAAACTGCCTTTGCCTGGGCCCTACGACAGTCGAGATGACTTCCCCCTCCGCAAAACAG CCTCTGAACCCAACTTGAAAGTGCGTTCAAGGCTAAAACAGAAGGTGGCCGAGCGGAGAAGCAGTCCCCTCCTGCGTCGCAAGGATGGGACTGTTATTAGCACCTTTAAGAAAAGAGCTGTTGAGATCACAGGTGCCGGGCCTGGGG CGTCGTCCGTGTGTAACAGCGCACCCGGCTCCGGCCCCAGCTCTCCCAACAGCTCCCACAGCACCATCGCTGAGAATGGCTTTACTGGCTCAGTCCCCAACATCCCCACCGAG ATGCTCCCCCAGCACCGAGCCCTCCCTCTGGACAGCTCCCCCAACCAGTTCAGCCTCTACACGTCTCCTTCTCTGCCCAACATCTCCTTAGGGCTGCAGGCCACGGTCACTGTCACCAACTCACACCTCACT GCCTCCCCGAAGCTGTCGACACAGCAGGAGGCCGAGAGGCAGGCCCTCCAGTCCCTGCGGCAGGGTGGCACGCTGACGGGCAAGTTCATGAGCACATCCTCTATCCCTGGCTGCCTGCTGGGCGTGGCACTGGAGGGCGACGGGAGCCCCCACGGGCATGCCTCCCTGCTGCAGCACGTGCTGTTGCTGGAGCAGGCCCGGCAGCAGAGCACCCTCATTGCTG TGCCACTCCACGGGCAGTCCCCACTAGTGACGGGTGAACGTGTGGCCACCAGCATGCGGACGGTGGGCAAGCTCCCGCGGCATCGGCCCCTGAGCCGCACTCAGTCCTCACCGCTGCCGCAGAGTCCCCAGGCCCTGCAGCAGCTGGTCATGCAACAACAGCACCAGCAGTTCCtggagaagcagaagcagcagcagctacaGCTGGGCAAG ATCCTCACCAAGACAGGGGAGCTGCCCAGGCAGCCCACCACCCACCCTGAGGAGACAGAAGAGGAGCTGACAGAGCAGCAGGAGGCCTTGCTGGGGGAGGGAGCCCTGACCATGCCCCGGGAGGGCTCCACAGAGAGTGAGAGTACACAGGAagacctggaggaggaggaggaggaagaggatggggaggaggaggaggattgcATCCAGGTCAAGGACGAGGAGGGCGAGAGTGGTGCTGAGGAGGGGCCCGACTCGGAGGAGCCTGGTGCTGGTTACAAAAAA CTGTTCTCAGATGCCCAGCCGCTGCAGCCGCTGCAGGTGTACCAGGCGCCCCTCAGCCtggccactgtgccccaccaggCCCTGGGCCGCACCCAGTCCTCCCCTGCTGCCCCTGGGGGCATGAAGAGCCCCCCAGACCAGCCCGTCAAGCACCTCTTCACCACAG GTGTGGTCTACGACACGTTCATGCTGAAGCACCAGTGCATGTGCGGGAACACACACGTGCACCCTGAGCATGCTGGCCGGATCCAGAGCATCTGGTCCCGGCTGCAGGAGACAGGCCTGCTTAGCAAGTGCGAG CGAATCCGGGGTCGCAAAGCCACACTAGATGAGATCCAGACAGTGCACTCTGAATACCACACCCTGCTGTATGGGACCAGCCCCCTCAACCGGCAGAAGCTGGACAACAAGAAGTTGCTTG GCCCCATCAGCCAGAAGATATATGCTGTGCTGCCTTGTGGGGGAATCGGG GTGGACAGTGACACCGTCTGGAATGAGATGCATTCCTCCAGTGCTGTGCGCATGGCGGTGGGCTGCCTGCTGGAGCTGGCCTTCAAGGTGGCTGCAGGAGAGCTCAAG AATGGATTTGCCATCATCCGGCCGCCAGGACACCATGCCGAGGAATCCACAGCCAT GGGATTCTGCTTCTTCAACTCTGTAGCCATCACTGCAAAACTTCTACAGCAGAAGTTGAACGTGGGCAAGGTCCTCATCGTGGACTGG GACATTCACCATGGCAATGGCACCCAGCAGGCGTTCTACAATGACCCCTCTGTGCTCTACATCTCACTGCATCGCTATGACAACGGGAACTTCTTTCCAGGCTCTGGGGCTCCTGAAGAG GTTGGTGGAGGGCCAGGCGTGGGGTACAATGTGAACGTGGCATGGACAGGAGGTGTGGACCCCCCTATTGGAGACGTGGAGTACCTTACAGCCTTCAG GACAGTGGTGATGCCCATTGCCCACGAGTTCTCACCTGACGTGGTCCTAGTCTCTGCTGGGTTTGATGCTGTTGAAGGACATCTGTCTCCTCTGGGTGGCTACTCTGTCACCGCCAGAT GTTTTGGCCACTTGACCAGGCAGCTGATGACCCTGGCAGGGGGCCGGGTGGTGCTGGCCCTGGAGGGAGGCCATGACTTGACCGCCATCTGTGATGCCTCTGAGGCTTGTGTTTCGGCTCTGCTCAGTGTAGAG CTGCAGCCCTTGGACGAGGCAGTCTTGCAGCAAAAGCCCAACATCAACGCAGTGGCCACGCTAGAGAAAGTCATCGAGATCCAGA GCAAACACTGGAGCTGTGTGCAGAAGTTTGCCGCTGGTCTGGGCCGTTCCCTgcgggaggcccaggcaggtgagaCTGAGGAGGCCGAGACTGTGAGCGCCATGGCCTTGCTGTCGGTGGGGGCTGAgcaggcccaggctgcagtagcCCGGGAACACAGCCCCAG GCCGGCAGAGGAGCCCATGGAGCAGGAGCCTGCCCTGTGA